A DNA window from Gammaproteobacteria bacterium contains the following coding sequences:
- the prsK gene encoding PEP-CTERM system histidine kinase PrsK — protein MFSIGVISYGLAGLSFLTIFVLLLTMWRQRTASIELAVAMLAGLLWAIASAHSAYHSFASNIWAVSLEIIRNLLWSYLLLKLIRTLSQSRGTWYAVLERISYVIPLLLLALLLFVASGNTNMGSWLGFEVRIIGHLVLALLGLILVEQVFRSSREQRWAFKFLCIGFGAVYIHDFYLYSEALLFQRVDIDNWSSRGVVSVFAMVLLGLGIRRFPDATLSITVSRQVIFYSSAVLAAGVYLLIVAGGGYYLREYGGDWGTIIRNAFVFGALMVLLAVVSSGGMRGRLRVFIDKHFLNYRYDYREEWLRLIRQLSSEHKVERLEEKAIVALADMVDSPGGVLWINQKNRGYEAVAHMSMSDLNGMSEAADASLPRFLEQWQWVINLHEYRDGSVLYADLQLPQWLKDQDSAWLVVPLMLQTQLYGFIILANPRAPRQFNWEDIDLLKTAGRQVAIHLAQARSALALAESRQFEAFNRLSAYVMHDLKNLMSQLGLVVKNAEKHKHNPAFVDDAINTVENAVARMNRLLAQLKTGTLSSEKAERVPLSEILSTVVKDKATSRPVPELNGGVEELFVIADKDRLVSNIGHLVQNAQDATPPNGKITVSIARESGNAVICVTDTGSGMDENFIRNRLFKPFDSTKGLTGMGIGAHEVRQFIEDMGGSVSVRSTLGEGTTFRLELPLA, from the coding sequence ATGTTTAGCATAGGCGTGATCAGTTATGGTCTCGCTGGCCTGAGCTTTCTGACTATTTTTGTTCTGCTATTGACGATGTGGAGGCAGCGCACCGCCAGTATCGAACTTGCGGTGGCCATGCTGGCGGGGCTTTTATGGGCAATCGCCAGCGCGCATTCCGCATATCATTCGTTTGCATCGAATATCTGGGCGGTGAGCCTGGAGATTATCAGGAATCTTTTGTGGTCCTACCTGTTATTGAAGTTGATAAGAACCCTATCCCAGAGTCGTGGTACGTGGTACGCCGTACTTGAACGAATTTCCTATGTGATTCCGCTGTTGTTGCTGGCGCTACTGTTGTTTGTGGCGAGCGGCAATACGAATATGGGTTCTTGGCTTGGTTTCGAAGTTCGGATTATCGGTCATTTAGTTCTTGCTCTGTTAGGTCTGATCCTGGTTGAGCAGGTTTTTCGCAGTAGTCGTGAGCAACGTTGGGCATTCAAGTTTCTCTGTATCGGATTTGGCGCAGTTTACATACATGATTTTTATCTCTATAGCGAAGCCCTGTTGTTTCAACGTGTAGACATTGACAACTGGAGTTCGAGGGGGGTGGTGTCTGTATTTGCCATGGTTCTGTTGGGTTTGGGTATTCGGCGATTCCCCGATGCCACGCTAAGCATCACCGTGTCACGTCAGGTTATATTCTATTCTTCAGCGGTGTTGGCGGCGGGCGTGTATTTACTTATCGTCGCGGGTGGCGGGTATTACCTAAGAGAATATGGTGGTGACTGGGGTACGATCATCCGCAATGCCTTCGTGTTTGGCGCGTTAATGGTGCTGTTGGCTGTGGTGTCTTCCGGCGGGATGCGGGGACGACTAAGAGTTTTTATCGACAAACATTTCCTTAATTACCGATATGACTATCGTGAGGAGTGGTTGCGTCTGATCCGACAGCTCTCGTCAGAGCACAAGGTAGAGCGTCTGGAAGAAAAAGCGATTGTTGCACTGGCCGATATGGTCGACAGTCCTGGCGGCGTGTTGTGGATAAATCAGAAAAATCGGGGCTATGAAGCTGTTGCTCACATGAGTATGTCGGATCTAAACGGCATGTCGGAAGCGGCGGATGCATCTTTGCCAAGATTCCTCGAGCAATGGCAGTGGGTCATCAATCTACACGAGTATCGGGATGGCTCAGTACTATATGCTGACCTGCAATTGCCTCAATGGCTGAAGGATCAGGATAGCGCCTGGCTGGTAGTGCCACTAATGTTGCAAACCCAATTATACGGATTCATTATTCTCGCTAACCCAAGAGCACCTAGACAGTTTAACTGGGAAGATATTGATTTACTCAAAACCGCTGGTCGGCAGGTGGCGATTCATCTCGCGCAGGCGCGTTCCGCCCTGGCCCTGGCGGAATCGCGGCAGTTTGAAGCATTTAATCGTCTTTCTGCCTATGTTATGCACGATTTAAAGAATTTAATGTCGCAGTTGGGTCTGGTGGTGAAAAACGCGGAGAAGCATAAACATAATCCTGCTTTCGTTGATGACGCGATTAACACCGTTGAGAATGCCGTCGCGCGCATGAATCGCTTGTTGGCTCAACTGAAGACTGGCACCCTGTCTTCGGAAAAGGCTGAGCGAGTTCCGTTAAGCGAGATATTGTCTACCGTAGTAAAAGACAAGGCGACATCACGCCCCGTGCCCGAACTTAACGGAGGCGTTGAGGAATTATTTGTCATCGCGGATAAAGACAGGTTGGTATCGAATATTGGTCACCTCGTACAGAATGCCCAGGATGCAACCCCACCCAATGGAAAAATAACGGTTTCAATAGCCAGAGAAAGTGGAAATGCAGTGATTTGTGTAACAGACACTGGAAGCGGAATGGATGAAAATTTTATTCGTAACCGGCTATTCAAACCGTTTGACAGCACGAAAGGGCTGACGGGGATGGGGATAGGCGCCCATGAAGTTCGTCAATTTATTGAGGATATGGGGGGGAGCGTAAGCGTTCGCAGTACCCTGGGTGAGGGTACAACCTTTAGGTTAGAGCTTCCATTGGCATAA
- the tviB gene encoding Vi polysaccharide biosynthesis UDP-N-acetylglucosamine C-6 dehydrogenase TviB translates to MMTLDSTKLAIVGLGYVGLPLAVEFGKKMQTVGFDINKARVAELKNGRDNTLEVEPELLKQATKLQYTDQVSDIANCNVFVVTVPTPIDEFKSPDLTPLEKASEMLGKIIKKGDIVIYESTVYPGATEEVCIPIIEAQSGLKYNTDFYAGYSPERINPGDKEHRVTNILKVTSGSTPEIADYVDKLYRSIITAGTHKASSIRVAEAAKVIENTQRDVNIALINELALIFNKMGIDTLEVLEAAGTKWNFLPFRPGLVGGHCIGVDPYYLTHKATAIGYHPEVILSGRRINDGMGQYITDTVVKMMIRKQLPVAGSKILIMGLTFKENCPDLRNTRVVDIIKAFGEYHAQVDVYDPWVSAEEAQHEYNITPIQKLETGAYDAVVLAVAHQQFLAMGAEAIRALGKNNAILFDVKSILPKDKVDARL, encoded by the coding sequence ATGATGACATTAGACAGCACCAAACTGGCCATCGTCGGACTCGGCTACGTCGGCTTGCCGCTAGCGGTTGAGTTCGGCAAGAAAATGCAAACCGTGGGCTTCGATATCAACAAGGCCCGAGTTGCCGAACTAAAAAATGGCCGTGACAACACACTTGAAGTAGAACCTGAATTACTCAAACAGGCCACCAAGCTTCAGTATACAGACCAGGTCAGCGACATTGCCAACTGCAATGTCTTCGTTGTCACGGTACCAACACCAATTGATGAATTTAAAAGTCCCGACTTAACGCCGCTGGAAAAGGCGTCTGAGATGCTGGGAAAAATCATCAAAAAAGGCGATATCGTTATTTATGAATCGACGGTATACCCAGGCGCAACCGAAGAAGTGTGCATCCCTATCATCGAAGCCCAGTCAGGCCTGAAATACAATACCGACTTTTACGCAGGCTATAGCCCGGAACGCATCAATCCCGGTGACAAAGAGCACCGCGTTACCAATATTCTAAAAGTGACATCCGGCTCTACACCGGAAATTGCCGACTATGTCGACAAACTGTATCGCAGCATCATTACTGCTGGCACTCACAAGGCCAGCAGTATCCGCGTTGCGGAAGCTGCAAAAGTCATCGAAAACACTCAGCGTGATGTCAATATCGCACTCATTAATGAGCTGGCGCTCATATTTAACAAAATGGGTATCGATACCCTGGAAGTGCTGGAAGCCGCCGGCACCAAGTGGAACTTCCTGCCATTCCGTCCAGGCCTGGTCGGCGGACACTGCATCGGCGTCGACCCTTATTATCTGACACACAAGGCAACGGCTATCGGCTATCACCCTGAGGTCATATTGTCCGGTCGTCGCATCAACGATGGCATGGGGCAATATATTACCGATACCGTCGTAAAGATGATGATCCGCAAGCAATTGCCTGTGGCTGGCAGCAAAATACTGATTATGGGTCTGACCTTTAAAGAAAACTGCCCTGATCTGCGTAATACCCGTGTCGTTGACATTATCAAGGCGTTTGGGGAATACCATGCGCAAGTCGACGTCTATGATCCCTGGGTCAGTGCTGAAGAAGCACAGCACGAATACAACATCACGCCGATACAGAAACTCGAAACCGGTGCGTACGACGCTGTTGTACTTGCAGTCGCTCATCAACAGTTTCTTGCGATGGGTGCGGAAGCCATCCGCGCACTCGGTAAGAACAATGCGATACTGTTTGATGTTAAATCCATACTACCGAAAGACAAGGTAGACGCACGTTTATAA
- a CDS encoding cyclic nucleotide-binding domain-containing protein, with protein sequence MNLDELIAEIISNPDFPEGVNWRRDHVPTGTEIIRQGTESRSLYWLEKGAVRVVGRVELEGQRQLNPGVCDLNAGEIFGELVLFDDEPRSTSVMAISDADLVVIDGDRLMEFLEQYPQLGFRFIKALTARMVSRLRKTNDKIFSLFAWGIKAHNMDQHL encoded by the coding sequence ATGAACCTGGATGAATTGATCGCCGAAATAATATCTAACCCTGATTTTCCTGAGGGTGTAAATTGGCGTCGTGACCATGTGCCGACGGGTACGGAAATTATACGTCAGGGGACTGAGAGTCGATCGCTGTATTGGCTTGAAAAAGGCGCAGTGAGAGTTGTGGGACGGGTGGAGTTAGAAGGACAGCGACAGCTCAATCCGGGTGTATGCGACCTGAATGCGGGTGAAATTTTCGGCGAGTTGGTGCTATTTGATGACGAGCCTCGGTCAACCTCTGTCATGGCGATCAGCGATGCCGATCTCGTAGTGATTGATGGAGATCGCTTAATGGAATTTCTCGAGCAGTATCCGCAGCTGGGTTTTAGATTTATCAAGGCCTTGACGGCGCGCATGGTGTCGCGTCTACGCAAAACCAACGATAAGATATTCTCGCTATTCGCCTGGGGTATCAAGGCACATAATATGGATCAACACTTATAG
- a CDS encoding UDP-glucose/GDP-mannose dehydrogenase family protein — translation MNVTIFGSGYVGLVTGACLAEVGNDVICIDVDEEKIARLQKGDIPIFEPGLETMVIRNAEAGRLRFTADVKMAVDHGLFQFIAVGTPPDEDGSADLQYVVAVARSIAENMQDYRVVIDKSTVPVGTADKVKAEMLAVLQKRGADLEFDVVSNPEFLKEGAAIDDFMKPDRIVVGTDNPRTGELLRALYAPFNRNHERVILMDIRSAELTKYAANAMLATKISFMNELSNLAELLGADIEHVRLGIGSDPRIGYHFIYPGAGYGGSCFPKDVQALERTAAGVGYNAELLVSVESVNKRQKDKLFTMISKHFKGELEGKTIALWGLSFKPNTDDMREAPSRSLMEALWKAGARVQAHDPEAMEETQRIYGDRVELKLCDTMYESLEGADALVVITEWKPFRSPDFQRIRKALKNPVIFDGRNIYDPKQLENIDITYYGIGRGASIKNK, via the coding sequence ATGAACGTAACAATATTTGGTAGTGGATATGTCGGTCTTGTCACAGGGGCCTGTCTCGCCGAAGTTGGTAATGATGTGATATGTATCGATGTTGACGAAGAAAAAATAGCGCGCCTGCAAAAAGGCGATATCCCTATCTTTGAGCCAGGTCTCGAAACCATGGTTATACGTAATGCCGAGGCGGGTAGATTACGTTTCACCGCCGATGTAAAAATGGCTGTTGACCACGGATTATTCCAGTTTATTGCAGTGGGCACTCCGCCAGATGAAGACGGCTCTGCCGATTTACAATATGTGGTCGCTGTCGCACGCAGTATCGCCGAAAACATGCAAGACTATCGCGTGGTCATCGACAAATCGACAGTCCCTGTCGGTACGGCGGACAAAGTCAAAGCGGAGATGTTGGCCGTCTTGCAAAAACGCGGTGCAGATCTGGAATTCGATGTGGTATCCAATCCCGAATTCCTCAAAGAGGGCGCAGCGATTGATGACTTCATGAAACCCGACCGAATCGTAGTGGGTACGGATAATCCCCGTACCGGTGAACTGTTGCGCGCGCTGTACGCACCTTTCAATCGCAATCACGAACGCGTCATCCTGATGGATATCCGTTCTGCGGAACTGACCAAATATGCAGCCAATGCCATGTTGGCGACCAAGATCAGCTTCATGAACGAATTGTCCAACCTGGCCGAGTTGCTCGGTGCCGATATAGAACACGTACGACTTGGCATCGGATCTGATCCACGTATCGGCTACCATTTTATCTATCCAGGCGCCGGCTATGGCGGATCATGTTTCCCCAAAGATGTTCAGGCGCTGGAAAGAACCGCTGCGGGCGTAGGCTATAATGCGGAACTACTGGTTTCCGTAGAGTCTGTGAACAAGCGTCAGAAAGATAAATTGTTCACCATGATTAGCAAACACTTCAAGGGTGAACTGGAAGGAAAGACTATCGCACTTTGGGGACTTTCTTTCAAACCGAACACTGACGATATGCGCGAAGCACCAAGCCGGTCCCTGATGGAAGCATTGTGGAAGGCAGGTGCTCGAGTGCAAGCCCATGACCCCGAGGCAATGGAAGAAACACAACGCATATATGGTGATAGAGTAGAGCTGAAACTTTGCGATACCATGTATGAATCATTAGAGGGTGCCGACGCGCTCGTGGTAATCACAGAGTGGAAACCTTTCAGAAGCCCGGATTTTCAGCGTATCAGAAAAGCGCTTAAGAACCCGGTGATTTTCGATGGCCGTAACATCTACGATCCTAAACAGCTCGAAAACATAGATATAACCTATTACGGCATAGGACGTGGCGCAAGTATTAAAAATAAATAA
- a CDS encoding NAD-dependent epimerase — MKVLITGTAGFIGNELARRLLDRGDEVIGVDNLNDYYDVNLKKARLARIADHPGFTDCRVSIEDRAAIEEVFKKHKPNRVVNLAAQAGVRYSLENPHAYVDSNIVGFVNLLEGCRHNDVEHLVYASSSSVYGSNTNMPFSVHDNVDHPVSLYAASKKSNELMAHTYSHLYRLPTTGLRFFTVYGPWGRPDMSLFLFTKAILEGRPIDVFNHGKHRRDFTYIDDIVEGVIRTLDKIATPNPDWNSDNPDTATSNAPYRVYNIGNNQPVELMYFIETLEKCLGKEAKKNFLPLQAGDVPATYANVEALTKDVGFKPDMSIEEGISRFVKWYREFYKV; from the coding sequence ATGAAAGTTTTAATTACTGGTACCGCTGGATTCATCGGCAACGAGCTCGCGCGCAGATTACTCGATCGTGGTGACGAAGTGATTGGAGTGGATAATCTCAACGATTACTACGACGTCAATCTCAAAAAGGCGCGCCTGGCACGCATTGCTGATCACCCTGGTTTTACCGATTGCCGCGTCAGTATCGAAGATCGCGCCGCTATCGAGGAAGTGTTTAAAAAACACAAACCCAATCGGGTAGTAAACCTTGCAGCGCAAGCTGGAGTACGTTATTCCCTGGAGAATCCTCACGCCTACGTCGACTCCAATATCGTTGGATTCGTCAATTTACTCGAAGGCTGTCGACACAACGACGTCGAGCACCTGGTGTACGCATCCAGTAGTTCGGTATATGGCTCAAACACCAATATGCCTTTCTCTGTACACGACAATGTTGATCACCCCGTCAGTCTTTACGCCGCGAGCAAAAAAAGCAACGAACTCATGGCCCATACTTACAGTCATCTGTATCGATTGCCAACAACCGGCCTACGCTTTTTCACGGTATATGGCCCCTGGGGTCGTCCAGACATGTCGCTATTCCTGTTTACCAAGGCCATACTCGAAGGACGCCCCATAGATGTTTTCAATCACGGTAAACACCGCCGCGACTTTACCTATATTGATGACATCGTCGAAGGCGTTATTCGCACACTGGACAAGATCGCCACTCCCAATCCGGACTGGAATAGTGACAATCCCGACACGGCAACCAGTAATGCGCCCTACCGCGTCTACAATATTGGCAATAATCAGCCGGTGGAATTGATGTACTTCATCGAAACCCTTGAGAAATGTTTAGGAAAAGAAGCCAAGAAAAATTTCCTGCCACTGCAGGCAGGTGATGTTCCCGCAACCTATGCCAATGTGGAAGCACTCACCAAAGATGTAGGGTTTAAACCTGACATGTCTATCGAGGAAGGAATTTCACGCTTTGTAAAATGGTATAGAGAATTCTATAAGGTGTGA
- the prsR gene encoding PEP-CTERM-box response regulator transcription factor — protein MSKRGTLLIVEDDPGIQSQLRWCFDDYDTVIAGDREEAISALRRHMPQVVTLDMGLPPDPGGTSEGLATLEQILSLLPDTKVIVVTGNDDRDSAVRAIGIGAYDFYLKPIEAEVLGLIVNRAFRVRELELENKRLIESGHSPLDGLIANSPQMLKIVRTIERVSPTDVTTLLLGESGTGKEVLARAVHDLSPRRSQRFVAINCAAIPENLLESELFGYEKGAFTGAAKQTPGKIEYAHEGTLFLDEIGDLPMPLQAKLLRFLQERVIERVGGRQEIPVNVRVVCATHRNIADMIKSGEFREDLYYRLSEITVTIPPMREREGDVVLLARAFLDRFAKEHNRKIKGFAKDALVALENYSWPGNVRELENKLKRAVIMADGSQIHAEELELDEVGQATMPFNLREVREDAERKAVLRALSHVNNNIAQAAELLGVSRPTLYDLIKKLGIEV, from the coding sequence TTGAGCAAACGCGGTACGCTGCTCATCGTAGAAGACGACCCGGGGATTCAGAGCCAGCTCCGGTGGTGTTTTGACGACTATGACACCGTAATTGCCGGTGATCGTGAGGAGGCAATTAGCGCTTTGCGACGCCATATGCCCCAGGTAGTCACTCTGGATATGGGGCTCCCGCCTGATCCGGGCGGGACGAGTGAAGGACTTGCTACTCTCGAACAAATTCTTTCCTTATTGCCAGATACCAAGGTCATAGTCGTAACCGGAAACGATGACCGCGATAGCGCCGTGCGTGCTATTGGAATAGGTGCCTATGATTTCTATTTGAAACCCATCGAAGCAGAAGTTCTTGGCCTCATTGTTAATCGCGCTTTTCGCGTGCGTGAATTGGAGCTGGAAAATAAGCGACTTATAGAGTCAGGCCATTCTCCACTGGATGGTTTGATTGCCAATAGCCCGCAAATGTTGAAGATTGTACGCACAATTGAGCGAGTGTCGCCTACTGATGTAACAACCTTATTGCTCGGCGAGAGCGGGACAGGGAAAGAAGTGCTCGCCCGAGCCGTGCATGACTTGAGTCCCCGTAGATCGCAACGCTTCGTCGCCATTAATTGCGCAGCTATCCCGGAAAATTTACTCGAAAGTGAATTGTTCGGGTATGAAAAAGGGGCTTTTACCGGCGCGGCCAAACAAACGCCCGGAAAAATCGAATACGCCCATGAGGGCACCTTGTTTCTTGATGAGATAGGTGACTTGCCCATGCCGTTACAGGCGAAATTACTGCGCTTTTTGCAGGAACGGGTGATCGAGCGTGTCGGTGGGCGCCAGGAAATTCCTGTGAACGTGCGGGTGGTATGTGCAACCCATCGCAACATTGCAGACATGATTAAGTCAGGTGAGTTTAGAGAAGATCTCTATTATCGTCTGAGTGAAATAACGGTCACAATACCTCCCATGCGTGAGAGGGAGGGTGATGTAGTGTTACTGGCGCGGGCATTTCTTGATCGTTTCGCAAAAGAACACAATCGTAAAATAAAAGGGTTTGCAAAAGATGCGTTGGTGGCATTGGAAAACTATTCATGGCCAGGGAATGTGCGGGAACTGGAGAACAAACTCAAACGAGCAGTCATCATGGCTGACGGCAGCCAAATTCATGCTGAAGAATTGGAGCTTGATGAAGTTGGACAAGCGACTATGCCGTTTAATTTACGTGAAGTTCGCGAGGACGCAGAACGAAAGGCCGTTTTGCGTGCATTGAGTCACGTCAACAATAATATCGCCCAGGCGGCGGAACTGTTGGGCGTCAGTAGACCAACGCTTTATGATTTGATAAAGAAATTGGGCATCGAAGTGTAG
- a CDS encoding TIGR03013 family PEP-CTERM/XrtA system glycosyltransferase, producing the protein MIRIFKHYIPKSLIWLSLSEVIGAALAVYLGLLFRFGTISNIEDVAVIWPRALVFALVVFSCFTAMGLYQRHMRDGLRGMFFRLLAALASAFALMGLLFYIFPELFLGRGAFAWSAAVTVVLVVVSRLLFIKLVHRESWQKRILILGAGSKASIIEKRLKRKTDRRGFHIVGYVSLPEESQQIPDSLIVKPETALVDYCKEHDIDELVVAITDRRKHFPVDELLDCKLSGIEVVELQTFFERQAGRVLLEILNPSWMIFSDGFTHGFMRDFVKRVFDLVASVALLIPVLPIMLITAVLVKLEDRGPVFYKQVRVGRNWRLFQVYKFRSMRVDAEKHGAQFAQKNDDRVTRIGRFIRKTRIDELPQLFNVLSGDMSFVGPRPERPQFVEEFSRSIPHYSERHRVKPGVTGWAQICYPYGSTEKDTVEKLQFDLYYVKNYSIFLDLTVLFQTAEVILWGKGAR; encoded by the coding sequence ATGATTCGAATTTTCAAGCACTACATCCCCAAATCTCTCATCTGGCTCAGTCTATCTGAAGTCATTGGCGCTGCCTTGGCTGTTTACTTAGGCTTATTGTTTCGTTTTGGAACGATTAGCAATATCGAAGATGTCGCCGTCATTTGGCCTAGGGCGTTGGTATTTGCACTCGTCGTATTCTCATGCTTTACCGCGATGGGTTTGTACCAGCGACACATGCGCGATGGTCTGCGAGGTATGTTTTTTCGCCTGCTTGCGGCACTGGCCAGCGCCTTCGCTCTGATGGGCTTGTTATTCTATATTTTTCCTGAGTTGTTTCTCGGGCGTGGTGCGTTTGCCTGGTCGGCGGCTGTCACTGTAGTGCTGGTAGTGGTGAGCCGTTTGTTGTTCATCAAGCTGGTTCATCGCGAAAGTTGGCAAAAACGCATTTTGATTCTTGGTGCAGGCAGTAAGGCGAGCATTATAGAGAAAAGATTAAAGCGCAAAACCGATCGAAGAGGTTTTCACATTGTCGGTTATGTTTCGTTGCCGGAAGAGAGCCAGCAGATCCCTGATAGTCTGATTGTTAAGCCGGAAACGGCACTTGTCGATTATTGCAAGGAGCATGATATTGATGAGCTGGTTGTTGCAATAACAGATAGAAGAAAACATTTCCCGGTAGATGAATTGTTGGATTGCAAGTTGTCCGGTATCGAAGTAGTCGAGTTGCAAACTTTTTTTGAGCGTCAGGCTGGCAGGGTTTTGCTCGAAATTCTTAATCCGAGCTGGATGATTTTTTCTGACGGTTTTACCCATGGATTCATGCGAGACTTTGTTAAGCGCGTTTTTGACCTTGTAGCCAGCGTAGCGCTACTTATACCCGTACTTCCGATCATGCTGATAACGGCCGTCTTGGTAAAGCTGGAAGATAGGGGGCCGGTTTTTTATAAACAGGTGCGAGTGGGCAGAAATTGGCGCCTCTTTCAGGTATATAAATTTCGTTCAATGCGGGTTGACGCGGAGAAGCATGGCGCCCAGTTTGCGCAGAAAAATGACGATCGAGTGACTCGAATTGGTAGATTTATTCGTAAGACACGTATCGATGAATTGCCGCAACTATTCAATGTGTTAAGTGGTGATATGAGTTTCGTTGGACCTCGTCCGGAGCGACCGCAATTTGTTGAAGAATTTTCTCGTTCGATTCCGCATTATTCAGAAAGACATCGTGTCAAACCCGGAGTTACTGGCTGGGCGCAAATATGTTATCCCTATGGTTCGACAGAAAAAGACACCGTCGAGAAACTGCAATTTGATCTGTATTATGTAAAAAATTACAGCATTTTTCTCGATCTGACGGTGTTGTTTCAGACCGCAGAGGTAATCCTATGGGGCAAAGGTGCCCGCTAG